Proteins from one Ahaetulla prasina isolate Xishuangbanna chromosome 2, ASM2864084v1, whole genome shotgun sequence genomic window:
- the LOC131190285 gene encoding 52 kDa repressor of the inhibitor of the protein kinase-like: MEIGTLYRKRKTVEEETVQKKRRNEEENSSSCSDSPAEYECIMDGLEFAVHPYDIGLYVNSPTPLTDDLKYNLLVNTFTPAHDYNFKGDSTGIRSFRHIWLIRYSPWLCYSSYLKGPFCKYCIVFPQPDLCGRQGGFIMVPFVRYNDFHVCAKKHMSSAWHKSAEIDATNFLTSRNVFETNFACQLDSSINRIVNENRKKLHSILSAIVFCGTHDIPLHGETRKTGNMKSLLAFRVEAGDVTLREHLENEAGNARDTSAQIENELIKLCVDVIREEIVSAANGSAGFSVLVGESTEISGEDHVSLGIRFVDMTGAKPQVREEFLGFAALKGWDATCTAEAIIEECTKYGLHLEKLCGQGYDGCCRLAGRDGGVQAKIKSRYPKATFVHCAAHTLNLVVNDLNVVPEIRNAVGTIKAILRFFHENSSRRNLILAVPLLGEALWTAKHKHVRFFSKNFVQIFDQLRNLAATASGQTCQDAYQLSCASGTPNFLFCLVIMSNYCSKLESVTQALQTVQLDMMKVYERIQELLAVFHGHKEKAEEHFKGIFSEVRELADKLDIDLRIPRQSDLQRNSNASVPTEEEYFRQSLYIPYLNSVISWLERRFAPESKVVFGIFSLHPQKMAKVGLETLKAQMEKISELYEIENLETETITWFEKWLGTKEERVENGENGLLDLLQYVDQYPSIQQAISIALALPVTTCTMEKSFSTMRRVETLLKSTVVDDQLSGLCMMSAHRVKINENKDVLLQKVIDRFGEDNRRLQFVFEK, from the coding sequence atggAGATTGGAACTCTTTACAGGAAGCGCAAAACAGTTGAAGAAGAAACAgtgcagaagaaaagaagaaatgaggaagaaaATAGCAGCTCCTGTTCGGACTCACCAGCAGAATATGAATGCATCATGGATGGTTTGGAATTTGCTGTTCATCCTTACGATATTGGGTTGTATGTGAACTCGCCCACTCCTCTCACAGATGATCTGAAGTATAATCTTCTTGTGAACACCTTCACACCAGCGCATGACTATAATTTCAAGGGAGATTCAACAGGAATACGCAGCTTTCGTCACATATGGTTAATTAGATACTCACCCTGGCTTTGCTACTCCTCCTATTTGAAAGGACCTTTCTGTAAATACTGCATCGTCTTCCCACAGCCTGATCTTTGTGGGAGGCAGGGGGGCTTCATCATGGTGCCCTTCGTGAGGTATAACGATTTTCACGTCTGTGCCAAAAAACACATGTCCAGCGCATGGCACAAGAGTGCCGAAATAGATGCAACGAACTTCTTAACCAGCAGGAACGTCTTCGAAACCAACTTCGCTTGTCAGCTCGACAGCAGCATTAACCGGATAGTCAATGAAAATCGTAAAAAACTGCACTCGATCTTGTCAGCCATCGTATTTTGTGGCACCCACGACATTCCTTTACACGGGGAAACAAGAAAAACTGGGAACATGAAGAGCCTCTTGGCGTTTCGCGTTGAAGCTGGAGATGTGACCCTAAGAGAACATCTAGAGAATGAGGCAGGGAACGCCCGGGACACGTCCGCCCAGATAGAAAATGAACTGATTAAGCTGTGTGTGGATGTCATTAGAGAAGAGATTGTTTCTGCCGCTAATGGCTCCGCTGGTTTTTCGGTTCTTGTGGGCGAAAGCACTGAGATCTCTGGGGAGGACCATGTGTCACTCGGCATACGTTTTGTTGACATGACTGGCGCTAAACCTCAGGTTCGAGAGGAATTCCTTGGTTTTGCAGCACTGAAGGGATGGGACGCTACCTGCACTGCTGAAGCCATCATTGAGGAGTGCACCAAGTATGGTTTACATCTTGAAAAATTATGCGGCCAAGGGTATGACGGATGCTGTAGATTGGCTGGGAGAGATGGTGGTGTACAAGCTAAAATAAAAAGTAGGTACCCCAAGGCTACTTTTGTTCACTGTGCGGCGCACACACTCAACCTGGTTGTGAATGACTTAAACGTTGTCCCTGAGATAAGGAATGCGGTTGGCACAATCAAAGCTATCCTTCGCTTTTTCCATGAGAATTCGAGCAGAAGAAACCTTATTCTGGCGGTTCCGTTGCTGGGTGAAGCACTTTGGACTGCAAAACACAAGCATGTCAGATTTTTTTCCAAGAATTTTGTACAGATCTTTGATCAGTTAAGAAACCTGGCCGCTACAGCTTCAGGTCAAACCTGCCAGGATGCGTACCAATTATCCTGTGCTTCAGGGACACctaatttcctcttttgccttgtTATCATGTCAAACTATTGCAGTAAGTTAGAGTCAGTGACCCAAGCTCTCCAGACTGTTCAGCTTGATATGATGAAAGTGTACGAACGCATCCAAGAGCTCTTAGCTGTCTTTCATGGCcacaaagaaaaagcagaggaGCACTTCAAGGGAATTTTTTCAGAAGTTCGAGAACTAGCAGACAAATTGGATATTGACTTGCGTATTCCCAGACAGAGCGACTTGCAAAGGAACTCAAATGCCAGTGTCCCGACTGAGGAGGAATATTTCCGCCAGTCACTCTATATACCCTACTTGAACTCGGTAATCTCATGGCTGGAAAGACGGTTTGCTCCAGAAAGCAAGGTGGTTTTTGGAATCTTTTCGCTTCATCCCCAAAAAATGGCTAAAGTTGGCCTTGAGACATTGAAAGCACAGATGGAAAAAATCAGTGAATTATATGAAATTGAaaatttggaaactgaaacaatcACCTGGTTTGAAAAGTGGTTGGGGACAAAGGAAGAAAGGGTTGAAAATGGGGAAAATGGACTTCTGGATTTGCTGCAGTATGTTGACCAATATCCTTCGATTCAACAAGCCATTTCAATTGCTCTGGCATTGCCAGTAACAACTTGTACAATGGAAAAATCATTCAGTacaatgagaagggtagaaacatTGTTGAAGTCAACAGTGGTAGATGACCAATTGTCTGGACTTTGCATGATGAGTGCTCATCGGgtaaaaattaatgaaaataaggacgtATTACTCCAAAAAGTAATTGACAGATTTGGAGAAGATAACAGACGTTTACAATTTGTCTTTGAAAAATAA